A stretch of the Vitis vinifera cultivar Pinot Noir 40024 chromosome 16, ASM3070453v1 genome encodes the following:
- the LOC132255281 gene encoding probable isoaspartyl peptidase/L-asparaginase 3: MSKDIDPEKDKPIAGSLSYADDEVGACGATGDGDIMTRFLPCYQVVESMRLGMEPKLAAQDAIKRIARKIPDFVGAVFAINKNGLHAGACHGWTFQYSVRSPGSGGCGGIHCLPLK, from the exons ATGTCCAAGGACATTGATCCTGAGAAAGACAAACCCATTGCAGGATCTTTGTCCTATGCTGATGATGAAGTTGGTGCTTGTGGTGCAACTGGGGATGGTGATATCATGACGCGTTTCCTTCCCTG CTATCAAGTTGTGGAGAGTATGCGACTGGGGATGGAGCCAAAGCTTGCTGCCCAAGATGCAATAAAGCGAATTGCAAGAAAAATTCCAGATTTCGTTGGGGCAGTTTTTGCCATCAATAAGAATGGTCTGCATGCTGGTGCTTGCCATGGATGGACATTTCAATACTCAGTGAGAAGCCCCGGAAGTGGAGGATGTGGAGGTATTCACTGTCTTCCCCTGAAATAG